A window of Magnetococcales bacterium contains these coding sequences:
- a CDS encoding proline--tRNA ligase — MRFGATLIPTLKENPVEARVESHRLMLRAGLIRQLGAGIYTWLPLGLRVLRRVEAIVREEMNAAGAQEILMPGVLPAELWRESGRWQVYGPELLRFQDRGGREFCLGPTHEEVVTDLVRRELRSYRDLPANFYQIQTKFRDEVRPRFGIMRGREFLMKDAYSFDLDEEGLERSYRSMVATYRRIFDRCGLRYRAVEADTGAIGGAFSHEFHVLAESGEDVIVSCDGCGYAANLEKAEGTPVSAMTEVDEMSPPLRAVETPGQKTMEEVASFLGVPLEKTVKSLVVAGDEGAFQLLLRGDHELNLVKAARALGMTVVHLAEPEQAERWAGVTVGSMGPVAGRLPMVADSVLRNLSGFVAGANIEGWHHVDVAWGRDCPVPRWADLRNVVAGDRCGRCGAGTLRLDRGIEVGHVFKLGDKYTRALKVTVQDAQGRERTPIMGCYGIGVSRIVAAAIEQNHDDNGIVWPLSLAPFPVELVVVNPRDGESMRIAQDVERELLRGGIESLVDDRDERLGVKFKDADLLGIPFRALIGGRSLKEGTVEIQQRGGAEKVSVPLGDVVAQLRARIRAAADTAGDDTHLRSVEVPEHE, encoded by the coding sequence ATGCGTTTTGGCGCCACATTGATTCCCACATTGAAGGAAAATCCGGTCGAGGCGCGGGTGGAGTCCCATCGCCTGATGTTGCGGGCTGGTTTGATTCGGCAACTGGGGGCGGGGATTTATACCTGGCTTCCCCTGGGGTTGCGGGTGTTGCGCCGGGTGGAGGCAATCGTCCGTGAGGAGATGAACGCCGCGGGGGCCCAGGAAATACTGATGCCCGGAGTGTTGCCCGCCGAATTGTGGCGTGAGTCGGGACGATGGCAGGTGTATGGACCTGAACTGCTTCGCTTTCAGGATCGCGGCGGGCGGGAATTCTGTCTTGGCCCGACGCATGAAGAGGTGGTGACCGATCTGGTCCGCCGGGAACTTCGCTCCTATCGCGACCTTCCCGCCAATTTCTATCAGATTCAGACCAAATTCCGCGATGAGGTCCGTCCGCGCTTCGGCATCATGCGCGGACGGGAATTTTTGATGAAGGACGCCTATTCGTTCGATCTTGACGAAGAGGGATTGGAACGAAGCTATCGTTCGATGGTGGCGACCTACAGGCGCATCTTTGACCGCTGTGGCCTGCGTTACCGTGCCGTCGAGGCGGACACAGGGGCCATCGGCGGGGCTTTTTCCCATGAATTTCATGTATTGGCCGAGAGTGGCGAGGATGTCATCGTCTCCTGTGACGGGTGCGGCTACGCAGCCAATCTTGAAAAGGCGGAGGGGACGCCGGTATCCGCGATGACCGAAGTGGACGAAATGTCGCCGCCGCTTCGGGCGGTTGAGACCCCCGGACAAAAAACAATGGAGGAAGTCGCTTCCTTTCTGGGGGTGCCGCTTGAAAAAACGGTCAAATCCTTGGTGGTGGCGGGGGATGAAGGGGCGTTTCAACTGTTGTTGCGCGGCGACCATGAACTCAATCTTGTCAAGGCGGCGCGCGCCCTGGGGATGACCGTGGTCCATCTGGCGGAACCGGAACAGGCGGAACGATGGGCTGGGGTTACCGTCGGATCGATGGGACCGGTGGCGGGACGGTTGCCGATGGTGGCGGATTCGGTGTTGCGGAATCTGTCCGGTTTCGTCGCCGGGGCCAACATCGAGGGATGGCACCATGTCGATGTTGCGTGGGGGCGGGATTGTCCGGTTCCGCGCTGGGCCGATCTGCGCAATGTCGTGGCGGGTGATCGTTGCGGGCGTTGCGGCGCGGGGACGCTGCGGCTGGACCGGGGCATCGAGGTGGGCCATGTGTTCAAACTGGGCGATAAATATACCCGGGCCTTGAAGGTGACGGTTCAGGATGCCCAGGGGCGCGAACGGACACCGATCATGGGATGTTATGGAATCGGTGTTTCGCGGATCGTCGCTGCCGCCATCGAGCAGAATCATGATGACAATGGCATCGTCTGGCCTCTTTCCCTGGCACCGTTCCCGGTGGAACTGGTGGTGGTCAATCCTCGCGACGGAGAATCGATGCGCATTGCCCAGGATGTGGAGCGGGAATTGCTTCGGGGGGGCATCGAGTCGCTCGTCGATGATCGGGATGAGCGACTGGGGGTCAAATTCAAGGATGCCGATCTCCTGGGGATCCCCTTTCGCGCATTGATCGGCGGACGCTCCCTGAAGGAGGGGACGGTCGAAATTCAGCAGCGCGGCGGCGCGGAAAAAGTATCAGTCCCTCTGGGGGACGTCGTGGCCCAATTGCGTGCCCGGATTCGGGCGGCGGCGGATACGGCGGGCGACGACACCCATCTTCGATCCGTGGAAGTCCCGGAACATGAATGA
- a CDS encoding chemotaxis protein CheX produces the protein MNDLLSMALSDAVTEIAQTMLFTDIGIGPFEVQGNLQTADFSAIVGYGGGLNGSLRLGGSLNASLRLAGALLGETRESWDQELEDAFGEMANMIAGGVQTRIEGLVGTITLTPPMVIQGKNHQIAGQQPSHRLCRHFEIDGMGFFCEIHRTDPA, from the coding sequence ATGAATGACCTTTTGTCGATGGCACTGTCCGATGCCGTGACCGAAATCGCCCAGACCATGTTGTTCACGGATATTGGCATCGGACCGTTCGAGGTCCAGGGCAACCTTCAGACAGCCGATTTCAGTGCCATCGTTGGTTACGGTGGCGGCTTGAACGGCAGCCTCAGACTTGGGGGATCCCTGAACGCTTCCCTGCGATTGGCTGGGGCTTTGTTGGGTGAAACCCGTGAATCGTGGGACCAGGAATTGGAGGATGCGTTTGGTGAAATGGCCAATATGATCGCCGGAGGGGTGCAGACCCGGATCGAGGGGTTGGTCGGGACGATCACTCTGACCCCGCCCATGGTGATTCAGGGGAAAAACCACCAGATCGCGGGCCAGCAGCCTTCCCACAGGTTGTGTCGCCACTTTGAAATCGATGGGATGGGCTTTTTCTGTGAAATTCACCGTACCGATCCTGCCTGA
- a CDS encoding tetratricopeptide repeat protein, whose amino-acid sequence MEKENLMIRLRQALRIHESGDVAAAETVYAEVVGVLPHFSDAWHLWGLAAQDLGRHEDAVFRLGRAIAKGGEQGQTLYHLGVSLHALGRCLAAVACLEKAVRLEPDNPEFLAELANAMLEQKDLSRAESLYRQVLALKEAFPQVHYNLATVYRETGRDAQAVHHWLRTLELDPGHWKACFSLGLTLQFDNRIEEAVSCFSRAITLKPDYLRARWALHLALPTLFADEEEMIRARQRWMAGVDELQRTFFPASEVELEEARYACESTTNFHLHYQGGNDLEAQKVQGALLTRLAHRIYPGHEGPLPPAVLHEGRIHVAFVSSFLYGHSVFKTHSRFITRLDRRRFFVRVFYTGTVHDEYLGSIMRECDVFHDIGHRSSRLIEAICEVAPEVLIYTDLGMDPSLNLVSALRLAPIQCNAGGHPITSGLANMDYFLSSDDMECEHAAAHYSETLIRLPHLAHCYPSPRVEHAIIPPGAEREEGTVVYCNLQNLIKLLPRHDHVYPAIARAFPQARFWFIDVGGGSGSVFRRRLQRVFSRYDLDHEHYCRLFPKMDLYRFFGLIRQSDIILDGISWSGNNSSMEALALDKPIVTLPGEMFRSRHTHGILKRLGLFETQAENLERYIAIAVRLGKDPAFRASVTRSIAERKHVLYEDPEPIRGLERELERLVALNHGG is encoded by the coding sequence ATGGAAAAAGAAAACCTGATGATTCGGTTGCGGCAGGCTTTGCGGATTCACGAATCGGGTGATGTCGCCGCCGCCGAGACTGTTTATGCGGAGGTTGTTGGGGTTCTCCCCCATTTTTCCGATGCCTGGCATCTCTGGGGATTGGCGGCCCAGGACCTTGGACGCCATGAGGATGCGGTTTTTCGTTTGGGCCGCGCCATCGCCAAGGGGGGCGAACAGGGGCAAACTCTGTATCACCTTGGGGTATCGCTCCACGCCCTGGGACGGTGTTTGGCGGCGGTGGCGTGTCTTGAAAAAGCGGTTCGGCTCGAACCCGACAACCCGGAGTTTCTGGCGGAACTGGCCAATGCCATGCTGGAACAAAAGGACCTGTCGCGCGCGGAGTCGCTGTATCGACAGGTGTTGGCGCTCAAGGAGGCTTTTCCCCAGGTGCATTACAATCTGGCCACGGTGTACCGGGAAACGGGACGGGATGCGCAGGCAGTGCATCATTGGCTGCGAACTCTGGAACTTGATCCCGGACACTGGAAGGCCTGTTTCAGTCTGGGACTCACCTTGCAGTTCGACAATCGAATCGAGGAGGCGGTATCCTGTTTTTCACGCGCAATAACCCTCAAACCCGACTATCTGCGTGCGCGATGGGCGCTGCATCTGGCTTTGCCCACCTTGTTTGCCGACGAAGAGGAGATGATACGCGCCAGGCAACGTTGGATGGCGGGGGTGGACGAACTGCAACGCACCTTTTTTCCCGCTTCGGAAGTGGAACTGGAAGAAGCGCGGTACGCTTGTGAATCGACGACCAATTTCCATCTTCACTATCAGGGGGGCAATGATCTGGAGGCACAGAAGGTCCAGGGGGCACTTCTGACGCGACTGGCCCATCGGATTTATCCGGGCCATGAGGGACCGTTGCCTCCCGCCGTTCTTCATGAGGGGCGGATTCATGTCGCCTTTGTTTCTTCCTTTTTGTACGGCCATTCCGTATTCAAAACCCATTCCCGCTTCATCACCCGTCTCGACAGGAGACGATTTTTCGTCCGTGTGTTCTATACCGGGACCGTTCATGACGAATACCTCGGGTCGATCATGCGCGAATGCGATGTCTTTCACGATATTGGGCATCGGAGTTCCCGTCTGATCGAAGCCATTTGCGAGGTCGCTCCCGAGGTCCTGATCTATACCGATCTGGGGATGGATCCATCACTGAATCTGGTATCCGCGCTGCGGTTGGCACCGATTCAGTGCAATGCCGGGGGGCATCCGATCACTTCGGGCCTTGCCAACATGGACTATTTCCTGAGCAGTGATGATATGGAATGCGAACATGCGGCGGCTCATTACAGCGAAACGCTCATTCGCCTGCCACACCTGGCCCACTGCTATCCCTCCCCCAGGGTCGAACATGCCATCATTCCCCCGGGCGCCGAGCGGGAGGAGGGTACGGTGGTTTATTGCAATCTGCAAAACCTGATCAAACTGTTGCCACGACACGATCATGTCTATCCCGCCATCGCCCGCGCGTTTCCCCAGGCCCGTTTCTGGTTTATCGATGTCGGGGGAGGGAGCGGCAGCGTTTTTCGGCGGCGATTGCAGAGGGTTTTTTCCCGCTACGACTTGGACCATGAACACTATTGCCGTCTGTTCCCGAAGATGGATCTGTACCGTTTTTTTGGGTTGATCCGGCAGTCCGACATCATTCTCGACGGGATTTCGTGGTCCGGCAACAATTCCAGCATGGAAGCGCTCGCCCTGGACAAACCGATTGTCACCCTGCCGGGAGAGATGTTTCGCAGTCGTCATACCCATGGAATTCTGAAGCGTTTGGGGCTTTTTGAAACCCAGGCGGAAAACCTGGAGCGCTACATCGCCATTGCGGTTCGTTTGGGGAAGGATCCGGCCTTTCGTGCATCGGTCACACGGTCGATCGCCGAGCGAAAACATGTTCTCTACGAGGATCCCGAACCGATCCGGGGGTTGGAACGGGAATTGGAACGCCTGGTCGCCCTGAATCATGGTGGCTGA
- the pyrF gene encoding orotidine-5'-phosphate decarboxylase, which yields MKPDIPLKDRIIFALDVDSPEEARNWLDRLDGYVGFYKVGLQLFLAGGLGLIEEIAQRGHKVMVDLKLFDIDKTVALAVRELAKRPVTYATVHGPESIVRAAVAARGSVRILAVTVLTSFDRHDLDDLGLAGVEVEQLVLSRARRAIAAGCDGVVASGLEVSRMRAAVGDGFLIVTPGIRPGSFSDRDGGDDQKRIATARAAIHAGADHVVVGRPIKDAADPLAVVSMLQREIVSGLDSRHGS from the coding sequence ATGAAACCAGACATTCCACTCAAGGACCGGATCATCTTCGCCCTCGACGTGGACAGCCCCGAGGAGGCGCGCAACTGGCTGGATCGCCTTGATGGATACGTTGGCTTCTACAAAGTCGGATTGCAGCTTTTTCTGGCGGGGGGGCTGGGGCTGATCGAAGAAATCGCCCAACGCGGCCACAAGGTCATGGTGGATCTGAAACTGTTCGACATCGACAAAACGGTCGCGTTGGCGGTGCGCGAACTGGCGAAGCGTCCGGTGACCTATGCCACGGTTCATGGCCCCGAATCCATCGTCCGTGCCGCTGTTGCGGCGCGGGGATCGGTGCGCATTCTGGCCGTCACGGTCCTGACCTCCTTCGACCGTCACGACCTTGACGACCTGGGTCTTGCGGGAGTCGAGGTCGAACAGCTGGTCTTAAGTCGCGCCCGGCGGGCCATTGCCGCGGGGTGTGACGGGGTGGTCGCCTCGGGGCTGGAGGTGTCGCGCATGCGTGCCGCGGTCGGCGACGGCTTCCTGATCGTCACCCCGGGGATTCGCCCCGGATCGTTTTCCGACCGCGACGGTGGCGACGATCAAAAGCGAATCGCCACCGCCCGCGCCGCCATCCATGCCGGAGCCGATCATGTCGTCGTCGGTCGTCCCATCAAGGATGCCGCCGATCCCCTGGCTGTCGTTTCCATGCTGCAACGGGAAATCGTCTCGGGTCTCGACAGCCGGCATGGATCATGA
- a CDS encoding DUF488 domain-containing protein → MNSRWQTIYTIGHGGMPLDTFIEILTYIDAQTLIDIRSNPNASDYPFWFHETNLRPVLNDMEIIYHLGGQHLGERTPMHIDRHWGLQTPDKMAYAHHMESGTFATGIKLLLNLSFRFGTVIMGAPIHPSQCHRSLIADYLTFQGHRVIHLVEGQSFIEHQPHPTLRRGTHPLIYDQQPSSVQNYMPLH, encoded by the coding sequence ATGAATTCCAGGTGGCAGACGATTTATACCATCGGCCATGGCGGTATGCCGTTGGATACCTTCATCGAAATACTCACCTATATCGATGCCCAGACGCTGATCGACATCCGCTCCAATCCCAACGCCTCGGACTACCCCTTCTGGTTCCACGAAACCAATCTCAGACCGGTCCTCAACGACATGGAAATCATTTACCATCTGGGGGGACAGCACCTTGGAGAACGAACCCCGATGCACATCGACCGCCATTGGGGTCTCCAGACGCCTGACAAAATGGCCTATGCCCATCACATGGAATCAGGCACCTTCGCCACCGGCATCAAACTCCTGCTCAACCTTTCGTTTCGTTTCGGAACGGTGATCATGGGGGCTCCCATCCATCCCAGCCAATGTCATCGATCCCTGATCGCCGACTATCTCACCTTTCAAGGACACCGCGTCATCCATCTGGTCGAAGGGCAGAGCTTCATCGAACACCAGCCGCATCCGACCCTCCGAAGGGGAACGCACCCCCTGATCTACGATCAACAACCTTCCTCCGTCCAAAATTACATGCCGCTTCACTGA